Proteins from a genomic interval of Marmoricola sp. OAE513:
- a CDS encoding lysophospholipid acyltransferase family protein has translation MTTGDENTTRDSEQSDVEALSEALLASVEEDAETADESGLPDAVITALATMRKLGIDFVRRYHRLEIDSDAAIPGGPVLFVANHGFGGIFDLNVFAILATFEDLNLDRPVTALTHQIAWTLQVGRFIEPFGARPASRRAALEAFEKAEHVLVLPGGDIDAFKSFSDRDKIVFDGRTGFARLAMDAGVPIVPIVTAGAGESLFVLSDGKRLAKALRLDKLLRTKALPVSVSLPWGLNVGAVGLLPYLPLPTKLLTSVLPAMSPTEGETPAEFAGRVEVAMQKRLSLLARERRARSD, from the coding sequence ATGACCACGGGGGACGAGAACACAACGCGGGACAGCGAGCAGAGCGACGTCGAAGCGCTGTCCGAGGCGCTGCTTGCGTCCGTTGAGGAAGATGCGGAGACAGCCGACGAATCCGGGCTCCCGGACGCCGTCATCACGGCCCTGGCGACGATGCGCAAGCTCGGCATTGACTTCGTCCGCCGCTACCACCGCCTCGAGATCGACAGCGACGCCGCCATCCCAGGCGGGCCGGTCCTGTTCGTGGCCAACCACGGGTTCGGCGGCATCTTCGACCTCAACGTCTTTGCCATCCTCGCCACCTTCGAGGACCTCAACCTCGACCGTCCCGTCACCGCCCTGACCCACCAGATCGCCTGGACCCTCCAGGTCGGCCGATTCATCGAACCGTTCGGAGCCCGACCCGCCAGCCGTCGGGCCGCCCTGGAAGCCTTTGAGAAGGCCGAACACGTCCTCGTTCTGCCAGGGGGCGACATCGACGCCTTCAAATCGTTCAGCGACCGCGACAAGATCGTCTTCGACGGCCGCACCGGCTTCGCCCGCCTCGCCATGGACGCAGGCGTACCGATCGTCCCCATCGTCACCGCCGGGGCAGGGGAGTCGCTGTTCGTGCTCTCCGACGGCAAGCGCCTCGCCAAGGCTCTTCGCCTGGACAAGCTGTTACGCACCAAGGCGCTCCCGGTGTCGGTCTCACTCCCGTGGGGTTTGAACGTCGGCGCGGTCGGCCTGCTGCCCTACCTGCCGCTCCCGACGAAACTCCTCACCTCAGTTCTTCCGGCAATGAGCCCGACAGAGGGGGAGACTCCGGCCGAGTTCGCCGGCCGGGTCGAGGTAGCAATGCAGAAGCGGCTCTCTTTGCTCGCGCGCGAACGCCGGGCGCGATCCGACTGA
- a CDS encoding GyrI-like domain-containing protein: MIAVLNLVVDEIEALLADDPAADVDAVGLAARSGTTEHHLRRMFSSLAGMPLSEYVRRRRMSLAAADLIGSTADLLTIAVRHGYGSAEAFGRAFRAVHGAAPSDVRRDGGPLRTQQRIRFHLTVEGNVSMDTRIVTLPAFHLVGYAARVPLVHSGVNPHIAEHVASIGAEAIGRLKELNDTEPTGVLSVSDDLDPDRTEGSELTYLQGVAVTAAPAGLDVIDVPAGTWAVFRTEGPHPATLQETWAATATTWFPSQPWRLRPGPEIVAMQAYDAEAGTATCELWLPVEND, translated from the coding sequence ATGATCGCCGTGCTCAACCTCGTCGTCGACGAGATCGAGGCGCTGCTCGCCGACGACCCGGCCGCCGACGTCGACGCGGTCGGCCTCGCGGCCCGTTCCGGCACCACCGAGCACCACCTGCGCCGGATGTTCTCCTCGCTCGCCGGGATGCCGCTCTCGGAGTACGTGCGCCGCCGCCGGATGTCACTGGCCGCCGCCGACCTGATCGGCAGCACGGCCGACCTGCTCACGATCGCCGTCCGGCACGGCTACGGCTCCGCCGAGGCGTTCGGCCGCGCATTCCGTGCGGTGCACGGAGCAGCGCCGAGCGACGTACGGCGCGACGGGGGCCCTCTCCGCACACAACAGCGGATCAGGTTCCACCTGACCGTCGAAGGGAACGTCTCCATGGATACCCGCATCGTCACCCTGCCCGCCTTCCACCTCGTCGGGTACGCCGCGCGCGTGCCACTGGTCCACAGCGGGGTGAACCCGCACATCGCCGAGCACGTCGCCTCGATCGGCGCCGAGGCGATCGGCCGTCTCAAGGAGCTGAACGACACCGAGCCCACCGGGGTGCTCTCGGTCAGCGACGACCTCGACCCCGACCGCACCGAGGGCAGCGAGCTCACCTACCTGCAGGGCGTCGCTGTGACAGCGGCACCCGCAGGCCTCGATGTCATCGACGTACCGGCTGGCACCTGGGCGGTGTTCCGGACCGAGGGACCGCACCCGGCCACCCTGCAGGAGACATGGGCGGCGACCGCGACGACCTGGTTTCCCTCGCAGCCGTGGCGGCTGCGCCCCGGGCCGGAGATCGTCGCGATGCAGGCGTACGACGCCGAGGCCGGCACGGCGACCTGCGAGCTGTGGCTGCCGGTCGAGAACGACTGA
- a CDS encoding TIGR00730 family Rossman fold protein — MTNICVFSGSTPGADPAFTRAAEELGRLIAEARFGLVYGGGAAGLMGSVSDGALQAGGQVTGVMPSALFDRELGRSDLTELHVVASMHERKALMYELSDAFVTLPGGLGTFDEFFETVTWTKLGLHSKPSLVLDVAGYYAPLRAMLEHALTNEFFAHGDQELISFHDSPASVLAHLHRAL; from the coding sequence GTGACCAACATCTGCGTCTTCTCCGGTTCCACCCCGGGCGCCGACCCCGCCTTCACCCGCGCTGCTGAGGAGCTGGGGCGGTTGATCGCCGAGGCTCGCTTCGGCCTCGTGTACGGCGGCGGGGCGGCAGGCCTGATGGGCTCGGTCTCCGACGGCGCGCTGCAAGCGGGTGGACAGGTCACCGGAGTGATGCCGTCGGCGCTGTTCGACCGCGAGCTCGGCCGCTCCGACCTCACCGAGCTGCACGTCGTCGCCTCGATGCACGAGCGCAAGGCCCTGATGTACGAGCTGTCCGACGCGTTCGTCACGCTGCCCGGCGGGCTCGGCACGTTCGACGAGTTCTTCGAGACGGTGACCTGGACCAAGCTCGGCCTGCACTCCAAGCCGTCCCTGGTCCTCGACGTCGCCGGCTACTACGCGCCGTTGCGCGCGATGCTCGAGCACGCACTGACGAACGAGTTCTTCGCCCACGGCGACCAGGAGCTGATCAGCTTCCACGACTCGCCCGCGAGCGTCCTGGCGCACTTGCACCGAGCACTCTGA
- a CDS encoding MFS transporter yields MTPEALPVGRRRTVAVLVLFVATFMDLLDTTIVNVALPAIQEDLHATPSQLEWIVSGYVLAFATVLITMGRLGDLYGRKRIFLIGVVGFTVASGVAAFAPTADVLVISRIVQGLFAATMVPQVLSIVQVLYSPKDRAGVLGAFGAVTGLAAVAGPLLSGILVTHDVAGLEWRSIFVINLPIGVLLAIGGWFLIPETKSHHRTYLDFPGVVLSSAALFLIVFGLIEGRPKDWAWGIWAVMVLGGILLLAFIVYQRRAEAAGRTPLVPPSLFRDRGYTAGSFTSLAFFGSIGAYFFVVTLYLQLGLHFSPINSALATLPFSIGAFLASGACVPLVDKLGKGLVTIGLVMFTSAVAWTAQTISHHGDSLAKWDLLGPMFLGGAGLAFSAIPLIDVSLANIDIKHAGAASGVLGTFQQVGGALLLAVVGVVFFQTVGAGLSSQDWRDGVLHGLLVPGIGLGVGALASLLLPTVEAVRHHKELAEKAAEEEYQQEIEAL; encoded by the coding sequence ATGACTCCCGAAGCCCTCCCCGTCGGACGCCGCCGGACCGTCGCCGTCCTGGTCCTGTTCGTCGCGACCTTCATGGACCTGCTGGACACCACGATCGTCAACGTCGCGCTGCCAGCCATCCAGGAAGACCTGCACGCGACGCCGTCGCAGCTGGAGTGGATCGTCTCGGGCTACGTCCTCGCGTTCGCCACCGTGCTGATCACGATGGGTCGGCTCGGTGACCTGTACGGGCGCAAGCGGATCTTCCTCATCGGCGTCGTCGGCTTCACCGTGGCGTCCGGTGTCGCGGCCTTCGCGCCGACCGCCGACGTGCTGGTGATCTCGCGGATCGTGCAGGGCCTGTTCGCCGCGACGATGGTGCCGCAGGTGCTCTCGATCGTGCAGGTGCTCTACAGCCCGAAGGACCGGGCCGGCGTCCTCGGCGCGTTCGGTGCGGTCACCGGCCTCGCTGCCGTCGCGGGCCCGCTGCTCAGCGGCATCCTGGTCACCCACGACGTCGCCGGCCTGGAGTGGCGCAGCATCTTCGTGATCAACCTCCCGATCGGGGTGCTGCTCGCCATCGGAGGATGGTTCCTGATCCCCGAGACCAAGTCGCACCACCGCACCTACCTCGACTTCCCCGGAGTGGTCCTCAGCTCGGCCGCGCTGTTCCTCATCGTGTTCGGACTGATCGAGGGGCGTCCGAAGGACTGGGCGTGGGGGATCTGGGCCGTGATGGTCCTCGGCGGGATCCTGCTGCTGGCCTTCATCGTCTACCAGCGGCGGGCCGAAGCGGCCGGCCGGACCCCGCTGGTCCCGCCCAGCCTGTTCCGGGACCGTGGCTACACGGCCGGGTCGTTCACCTCGCTCGCGTTCTTCGGATCGATCGGCGCCTACTTCTTCGTCGTCACGCTCTACCTCCAGCTCGGCTTGCACTTCAGCCCGATCAACTCGGCGCTCGCGACCCTGCCGTTCAGCATCGGCGCCTTCCTGGCCAGCGGTGCGTGCGTGCCGTTGGTCGACAAGCTGGGCAAGGGTCTGGTCACGATCGGCCTGGTGATGTTCACCAGCGCAGTGGCCTGGACGGCGCAGACGATCTCCCACCACGGCGACAGCCTGGCGAAGTGGGACCTGCTCGGACCGATGTTCCTCGGCGGCGCCGGTCTGGCCTTCTCGGCGATCCCGTTGATCGACGTCTCCCTGGCCAACATCGACATCAAGCACGCGGGAGCTGCCTCGGGCGTGCTCGGTACCTTCCAGCAGGTCGGTGGCGCACTGCTGCTGGCCGTCGTCGGCGTGGTGTTCTTCCAGACCGTCGGCGCGGGTCTGAGCAGCCAGGACTGGCGAGACGGCGTCCTGCACGGGCTGCTCGTCCCGGGGATCGGTCTCGGTGTGGGTGCGCTCGCGAGCCTGCTGCTGCCGACCGTCGAGGCCGTCCGGCACCACAAGGAGCTCGCCGAGAAGGCCGCCGAGGAGGAGTACCAGCAGGAGATCGAGGCGCTCTGA
- a CDS encoding tautomerase family protein — MPTALIEVRRPYSPTEEVGLIDAVHGALVAAFKIPVNDKHVRLVVHEPHRCAYPPSLSEPERMTLVSIDCFAGRSTEAKRALYREIVERLGAFDIPGDHVTITLREAPSENWGIRGGQAASDVDLGFRVDV, encoded by the coding sequence ATGCCCACCGCGCTGATCGAGGTCCGTCGCCCGTACTCCCCGACCGAAGAGGTCGGGCTGATCGACGCCGTGCACGGCGCACTGGTTGCGGCGTTCAAGATCCCGGTCAACGACAAGCACGTGCGCCTCGTCGTGCACGAGCCGCACCGGTGTGCGTACCCGCCGTCGCTGTCGGAGCCCGAGCGGATGACGCTGGTCTCGATCGACTGCTTCGCCGGCCGCTCGACCGAGGCCAAGCGCGCGCTCTACCGCGAGATCGTCGAGCGCCTCGGCGCATTCGACATCCCCGGAGACCACGTCACCATCACGCTGCGCGAGGCTCCCTCTGAGAACTGGGGCATTCGCGGCGGCCAGGCAGCCAGCGACGTCGACCTGGGCTTCCGTGTCGACGTCTAG
- a CDS encoding cytochrome P450 codes for MTAPPLERGRQFADAVLKPMAQAAGMNARAAVRTRRLGHLGYTGATITDYDPFDPATAAQPYDAYRRLHESGGVHYNPKRAIWVIHRMEDVRNALRETGSITSAEGVIRLRFSLPLMVATDGPQHAALRKQVLPAFTKNALESWRPIVDRLATELVSDLIANPGSDMVRDLAVPMPVRLIGEILGVPEEDGDDFRRWSEQAIQLLDFSPTWASVRRTVGAAGGGYALLQYLSKQLASGRLKGEGSVLGRLLENRDEGTLTDSELVLIALLLLMAGNETTTNLLGGMFDTYARHPEQYEMIRADPELIPMAIEEHLRHLSPLQGLYRSAIQDYTIGNVTIPAGARVLVSFAAANQDPTVFDDPATFRADRNPKQHVAFGYGPHLCLGAALARMEATAVLRELTTRVKEIRPDGTTTWSTNSSLRGPVRFPVTLEEA; via the coding sequence ATGACAGCACCTCCCCTCGAACGCGGGCGGCAGTTCGCCGACGCCGTGCTCAAGCCGATGGCCCAGGCAGCGGGGATGAATGCGCGCGCAGCGGTCCGCACCCGACGGCTCGGACACCTCGGCTACACCGGCGCCACCATCACCGACTACGACCCGTTCGACCCGGCCACCGCAGCCCAGCCGTACGACGCCTACCGCCGCCTGCACGAGAGCGGCGGAGTGCACTACAACCCCAAGCGCGCGATCTGGGTGATCCACCGGATGGAGGACGTCCGCAACGCCCTGCGGGAGACCGGCAGCATCACCAGCGCCGAGGGCGTCATCCGCCTGAGGTTCTCGCTGCCGCTGATGGTGGCCACCGACGGACCGCAGCACGCCGCCCTGCGCAAGCAGGTGCTGCCTGCGTTCACCAAGAACGCGTTGGAGAGCTGGCGCCCGATCGTCGACCGTCTCGCCACCGAGCTCGTCTCGGACCTGATCGCGAACCCCGGGTCCGACATGGTGCGCGACCTGGCCGTCCCGATGCCGGTCCGGCTCATCGGCGAGATCCTCGGCGTCCCGGAGGAGGACGGCGACGACTTCCGACGCTGGTCCGAGCAGGCGATCCAGCTCCTCGACTTCTCCCCCACCTGGGCCAGCGTGCGCCGGACCGTCGGCGCTGCGGGTGGCGGCTACGCGTTGCTGCAGTACCTCAGCAAGCAGCTCGCGTCCGGTCGCCTCAAGGGCGAGGGGTCCGTCCTGGGCCGGCTCCTGGAGAACCGCGACGAGGGCACCCTCACCGACAGCGAGCTCGTGCTCATCGCGCTGCTGCTGCTGATGGCCGGCAACGAGACCACGACCAACCTGCTCGGCGGGATGTTCGACACCTACGCCCGGCACCCCGAGCAGTACGAGATGATCCGCGCCGACCCGGAGCTGATCCCGATGGCGATCGAGGAGCACCTGCGGCACCTGAGCCCGCTGCAGGGCCTCTACCGCAGCGCGATCCAGGACTACACCATCGGCAACGTGACGATCCCGGCCGGCGCGCGGGTACTCGTCTCGTTCGCCGCGGCCAACCAGGACCCGACCGTCTTCGACGACCCGGCCACCTTCCGTGCGGACCGCAACCCCAAGCAGCACGTCGCGTTCGGCTACGGCCCGCACCTGTGCCTGGGCGCTGCCCTGGCCCGGATGGAGGCAACGGCGGTGCTCCGCGAGCTGACCACCCGGGTCAAGGAGATCCGCCCGGACGGCACCACCACCTGGAGCACGAACAGCTCGCTGCGCGGTCCCGTCCGGTTCCCCGTCACCCTGGAGGAAGCATGA
- a CDS encoding benzoate/H(+) symporter BenE family transporter yields MSSESPAAPASPEVGLLQPVLAGAMAALVGFASTFAVVLAGLQAVGATSAQAASGLLALCVTQAAGILWLTWRHRTPLLLAWSTPGAALLVSAGAVDGGWPAAVGAFVVVGGLILLTALWPVLGDLIAAIPTPIAQAMLAGVLLSICVEPVRAFADRPLLVAPIVVVWVLLLRFAPRLAVAGAFVTTLVVVAAYLIDHGTALPSLAPEVHWVTPSFDWQALVGLAIPLYVVTMASQNVPGVAVMATFDYKVPWRESMTVTGLATVAGAFAGGHATNLAAISAAMVASPEAHPDRDRRWVAARSAGLTYLVLAALSTVLVGVVAVAPHGLVEVVAGLALLGTFGAALLGATSAATGREAALVTFAVAASGVTIAGIGAAFWALIAGLVVRQVLRLGKLDDRG; encoded by the coding sequence ATGAGCAGCGAGTCACCTGCCGCGCCCGCGTCCCCGGAGGTCGGGCTGCTGCAGCCCGTGCTGGCCGGTGCAATGGCGGCACTGGTCGGCTTCGCGAGCACGTTCGCCGTGGTGCTCGCCGGGCTGCAGGCAGTCGGCGCGACCTCGGCCCAGGCGGCGTCGGGACTGCTGGCCCTGTGCGTGACCCAGGCCGCCGGCATCCTCTGGCTCACCTGGCGGCACCGCACTCCGCTGCTGCTGGCCTGGTCCACCCCGGGAGCGGCGCTGCTGGTCAGCGCCGGGGCGGTCGACGGCGGCTGGCCAGCGGCCGTCGGCGCCTTCGTCGTGGTGGGCGGGCTGATCCTGCTGACCGCGCTCTGGCCGGTGCTCGGCGACCTGATCGCTGCCATCCCCACGCCCATCGCGCAGGCGATGCTGGCCGGCGTGCTGCTCTCGATCTGCGTCGAGCCGGTACGGGCGTTCGCCGACCGGCCGCTGCTGGTCGCCCCGATCGTCGTCGTGTGGGTGCTGCTGCTGCGGTTCGCGCCCCGTCTCGCCGTCGCCGGGGCGTTCGTCACGACCCTGGTCGTGGTGGCGGCGTACCTGATCGACCACGGCACTGCGCTGCCGAGCCTGGCGCCCGAGGTGCACTGGGTCACGCCGTCCTTCGACTGGCAGGCCCTGGTCGGCCTCGCGATCCCGCTGTACGTCGTCACGATGGCCTCGCAGAACGTGCCGGGGGTCGCGGTGATGGCGACCTTCGACTACAAGGTCCCGTGGCGTGAGTCGATGACGGTGACCGGTCTGGCGACGGTGGCCGGTGCGTTCGCGGGCGGGCACGCCACGAATCTCGCAGCCATCAGTGCGGCGATGGTCGCCTCTCCCGAGGCGCACCCGGACCGGGACCGGCGCTGGGTCGCCGCGCGCTCAGCCGGGCTCACCTACCTCGTGCTCGCCGCGCTGTCAACGGTGCTCGTCGGGGTGGTCGCCGTCGCGCCGCACGGGTTGGTCGAGGTGGTGGCGGGGCTGGCGCTGCTCGGGACGTTCGGTGCTGCGCTGCTCGGAGCCACCTCGGCGGCCACCGGGCGCGAGGCGGCGCTGGTGACGTTCGCCGTTGCTGCCAGCGGGGTGACGATCGCGGGGATCGGTGCGGCGTTCTGGGCGTTGATCGCGGGGTTGGTGGTGCGTCAAGTGCTGCGTCTCGGCAAGCTCGACGACCGGGGGTGA
- a CDS encoding MBL fold metallo-hydrolase, which yields MTQATITHIGGPTALIEVGGWRILTDPTFDPPGKRYFFGWGTTSRKLAGPSVPAAELGPIDAVLVSHHHHGDNLDPSARDLLPTWGTTYTTKKAAKNLGSHCVGLAAWDTATLEAPGKETITITATPCRHGPAGSEPITGPVVGFSLSWAGQENGELWVTGDTVLYPALREVASRLEVGTMLLHLGSVRFRYLSGWFRYTMDAREGRELVELVAPAHVVPVHYEGWSHFQQDRGPAEKVLAESPLADRIHWIDPGEAVTLTV from the coding sequence ATGACTCAGGCCACGATCACCCACATCGGCGGACCCACCGCACTCATCGAGGTCGGGGGGTGGCGCATCCTGACCGATCCGACCTTCGACCCGCCGGGCAAGCGCTACTTCTTCGGCTGGGGCACGACGTCACGCAAGCTGGCCGGGCCGTCGGTGCCTGCCGCAGAGCTGGGGCCGATCGACGCGGTGCTGGTCAGCCACCACCACCACGGCGACAACCTCGACCCGTCCGCGCGGGACCTGCTGCCCACCTGGGGCACGACCTACACGACGAAGAAGGCCGCGAAGAACCTCGGCAGCCACTGCGTCGGCCTGGCTGCCTGGGACACCGCCACGTTGGAGGCGCCCGGTAAGGAGACGATCACGATCACCGCGACGCCGTGCCGGCACGGTCCTGCCGGGAGCGAGCCGATCACGGGCCCGGTTGTCGGGTTCTCGCTGAGCTGGGCCGGCCAGGAGAACGGCGAACTCTGGGTCACCGGTGACACCGTCCTCTACCCCGCCCTGCGCGAGGTCGCGTCCCGGCTGGAGGTCGGCACGATGCTGCTGCACCTGGGGTCGGTCCGGTTCCGGTACCTCTCGGGCTGGTTCCGCTACACGATGGACGCCCGCGAGGGTCGCGAGCTCGTCGAGCTCGTGGCCCCGGCCCACGTCGTCCCGGTGCACTACGAGGGTTGGTCGCACTTCCAGCAGGACCGCGGGCCGGCGGAGAAGGTGCTCGCCGAGTCCCCGCTCGCGGACCGCATCCACTGGATCGACCCCGGCGAGGCCGTCACCCTCACCGTGTGA
- a CDS encoding HIT family protein: MACLFCDIAAGETPADIVLADDDFVAFLDIRPVFKGHVLLVPREHVVTLPELPAGLRDGFLERTQRLATAVVDALGAQGSFVAMNNTVSQSVPHLHCHVVPRTKGDGLRGFFWPRTTYADAAESADYAGRLAAELASGLS, encoded by the coding sequence ATGGCCTGCCTGTTCTGCGACATCGCGGCGGGGGAGACCCCGGCCGACATCGTCCTCGCCGACGACGACTTCGTCGCGTTCCTCGACATCCGACCGGTGTTCAAGGGGCACGTGCTCCTCGTGCCGCGCGAGCACGTCGTCACCCTGCCCGAGCTGCCGGCCGGTCTGCGCGACGGCTTCCTCGAACGGACCCAGCGGCTGGCGACCGCGGTCGTGGACGCGCTCGGTGCGCAGGGCTCGTTCGTCGCCATGAACAACACCGTCTCGCAGTCGGTGCCGCACCTGCACTGCCACGTGGTGCCCCGTACGAAGGGCGACGGGCTGAGGGGGTTCTTCTGGCCGCGGACGACGTACGCCGACGCTGCGGAGTCGGCCGACTACGCGGGACGGTTGGCCGCAGAGCTGGCTTCCGGGCTGTCCTGA
- a CDS encoding phosphatase PAP2 family protein — translation MGRANFMFGGACAVALAVATWLVSSAQSLPIRDPDGVVVPAYVQIPMILGLAWLLDVVPRTVGRSRGEWSSFRTHFRAVVRERWNRKHTVFALSGLATWYVSYAAFRNLKSYVPFVNDHVWDSDLERIDRALWFGHDPANVLHSLFGTSFAAEFFSFIYVSWIVLVPVSIAIALIFTRAPAAGSWYVTAISLCWGLGVAGYFSLPTLGPAYSYPGDFADVKSTYTEELVANLLKDRMAVVPGVPPFGSPGGDPHGTHVLQTIAAFPSLHVGIMVTICLFLTLIAANRTFRIVAWTYLVLTIFATIYFGWHFSLDAVGGFVLGGLAVYLAAIGTGNHVRGVPQLVEHGTHEDFEPDQDSPEASSAANRPA, via the coding sequence GTGGGACGAGCAAACTTCATGTTCGGGGGAGCGTGTGCCGTAGCACTCGCAGTCGCGACCTGGTTGGTTTCCTCGGCCCAGTCGCTGCCGATCCGGGACCCCGACGGCGTGGTCGTTCCGGCGTACGTGCAGATCCCGATGATCCTCGGTCTCGCCTGGCTGCTGGACGTCGTGCCCCGCACGGTCGGACGCAGCCGCGGCGAGTGGAGCAGCTTCCGCACGCACTTCCGCGCGGTGGTCCGGGAGCGCTGGAACCGCAAGCACACCGTCTTCGCGCTCAGCGGTCTCGCGACCTGGTACGTGTCGTACGCCGCGTTCCGCAACCTCAAGAGCTACGTCCCGTTCGTCAACGACCACGTCTGGGACTCCGACCTCGAGCGGATCGACCGCGCGCTGTGGTTCGGCCACGACCCCGCGAACGTGCTGCACAGCCTGTTCGGCACCTCGTTCGCCGCCGAGTTCTTCTCCTTCATCTACGTCTCCTGGATCGTGCTGGTCCCGGTCTCGATCGCGATCGCGCTGATCTTCACCCGGGCGCCGGCGGCCGGGTCCTGGTACGTCACCGCGATCTCGCTGTGCTGGGGGCTCGGCGTCGCCGGGTACTTCAGCCTGCCGACCCTCGGTCCGGCGTACAGCTACCCCGGGGACTTCGCCGACGTGAAGTCGACCTACACCGAGGAGCTGGTCGCGAACCTGCTCAAGGACCGGATGGCGGTCGTTCCTGGCGTTCCCCCGTTCGGCAGCCCGGGCGGCGACCCGCACGGCACCCACGTGCTCCAGACGATCGCCGCGTTCCCGTCGCTGCACGTCGGGATCATGGTGACGATCTGCCTGTTCCTGACGCTCATCGCCGCCAACCGGACCTTCCGCATCGTCGCCTGGACCTACCTGGTGCTGACGATCTTCGCGACCATCTACTTCGGCTGGCACTTCTCCCTCGACGCCGTCGGCGGGTTCGTCCTCGGCGGACTGGCGGTCTACCTCGCGGCGATCGGCACCGGCAACCACGTCCGCGGGGTCCCCCAGCTCGTCGAGCACGGCACCCACGAGGATTTCGAGCCCGATCAGGACAGCCCGGAAGCCAGCTCTGCGGCCAACCGTCCCGCGTAG
- the fabG gene encoding 3-oxoacyl-ACP reductase FabG — protein sequence MGRFDGRVAVITGAAQGIGAGIARRFAEEGAAVAIFDINEEQAGATAAALGGAAAAIGVGVNVADGASVEAGVARVLEELGGLHIVVNNAGITRDNLLFKMSEQEWDQVIDVHLKGSWLMSKAAQKTFVDQKYGKILNLSSIGAMGNRGQTNYSAAKAGIEGLTKTLALELGPFGVNTNAIAPGFIATDMTDATAVRLGLSIEDFHKANADATPVRRVGHPEDIAAAAAFLCSDEASYITGQILQVDGGFRIH from the coding sequence ATGGGTCGATTCGACGGTCGCGTCGCGGTCATCACCGGAGCCGCGCAGGGCATCGGTGCAGGCATCGCCAGGCGTTTCGCCGAGGAAGGCGCCGCGGTCGCCATCTTCGACATCAACGAGGAGCAGGCCGGCGCCACCGCCGCCGCCCTCGGTGGTGCAGCAGCCGCCATCGGAGTCGGTGTCAACGTGGCCGACGGTGCCTCCGTCGAGGCCGGTGTCGCTCGCGTGCTCGAGGAGCTCGGCGGACTGCACATCGTCGTCAACAACGCCGGGATCACCCGCGACAACCTGCTGTTCAAGATGTCCGAGCAGGAGTGGGACCAGGTCATCGACGTCCACCTCAAGGGTTCGTGGCTGATGAGCAAGGCCGCGCAGAAGACCTTCGTGGACCAGAAGTACGGGAAGATCCTGAACCTGTCCTCGATCGGCGCCATGGGCAACCGTGGCCAGACGAACTACTCGGCGGCCAAGGCCGGCATCGAGGGCCTGACCAAGACCCTCGCGCTCGAGCTCGGCCCGTTCGGCGTGAACACCAACGCGATCGCTCCAGGCTTCATCGCCACGGACATGACCGACGCGACGGCCGTCCGCCTGGGCCTGTCCATCGAGGACTTCCACAAGGCGAACGCCGACGCGACCCCGGTACGCCGGGTCGGCCACCCCGAGGACATCGCCGCCGCCGCCGCGTTCCTGTGCAGCGACGAGGCGTCGTACATCACCGGGCAGATCCTGCAGGTGGACGGCGGTTTCCGCATCCACTGA